DNA from Asanoa sp. WMMD1127:
CCTGATCAACAACATCCTCACGCTCGCCGGCGTCTCGGCACAGTGGATCCAGGCCATCTACGGCCTGATCATCCTGGTGGCGCTGATGCTGGCCCGGGTGACGACGGGCAAGGCCCAGGACTGAGGTGGCGACGCCGTGGCGTTGACCGACGCAGCGATCGACAAGATCAAGGAGATGATCGTCTCCGGGGCCCTCGGCCCCGGGGACCGCCTCCCCAAGGAGGCCGACCTCGCCGAGCGGCTGGGGCTGTCCCGCAACTCGTTGCGCGAGGCGGTCAAGGCGCTGTCCATCATCAAGGTGCTCGACGTGCGGCAGGGCGACGGCACCTACGTCACCAGCCTCTCGCCGGACCTCCTGCTGGAGTCGCTCAGCTTCGTGGTCGACTTCCACCGCGACGACACCGTGCTCCAGTTCCTCGAGGTGCGGCGGATCCTGGAGCCCGCCGCGACGGCGCTCGCGTCGCGGCGGATGAGCGACCCCGAGATCGCCAAGCTGCAGCGGGTGCTCGACGAGCTCGGCCCGTCGCCGTCGGTCGAGGCGCTGGTCGCCAACGACCTCGAGTTCCACCGGGCGATCGCGGCCGGCTCGGGCAACGCGGCGCTCTGCTCGCTGATCGACGGGCTGTCCGGGCCGACCACCCGGGCCCGGATCTGGCGCGGGCTGACCCAGGAGGGCGCGGTCGAGCGGACCCGCGAGCAGCACCAGGCGATCGTCGACGCGATCACAGCGCGGGAGCCGGACCTGGCCCGGTCGTGGGCGACGGTACACATCGCGGGCGTCGAGGAGTGGCTGCGGCAAGCGCTCTGATACGTCGCACGACGTACTGTCGGATACTCCCTGCCGAGTACGAAACCGTCGTACCTCTTTCATAGAGTCATCGCGTCCCACACAGACTTACTTCGGACGGGGTTGTGCGATGCGGTCGCTCTACATCTGGCTGTCCCGGTTGATCGCGCTCGGCGTGGTGGTGCAGGTGCTGGTCATCGCCTGGAGCGCGTTCGACATCATCAACAAGGCGGGTGACGGGGTCCCGTTCACCGAGGACACCGACGCCAACGCCGGCGCGGCCATCCACTCGGTGGTCGGCATGATGGTGATCCCGGTGCTGGCGCTGCTGTTCGGCATCGTGGCGTTCTTCGCCAAGGTGCGCGGCGGCGTGGCCATGGCCTGGGGCGTCGTCGGCCTGGTCGTCCTGCAGATCGCGCTGGCGTTCGTGTCGTTCAGCGCGCCGGTCGTCGGCATCCTGCACGCCCTCAACGCGTTCGCCATCGCCGGTCTGGCCGGGATGGCCGGTGGTCGGGCGACCCGCTCCGAGGCCCCGGTCGCCCCCGCGCGGGTCGGTGACCCCGGGGTTCCCGCGGGCGCATGACCACACCAGTCGACCCGGCCGAGACTGCCACCACCTCGGCCGGGCAGGACAGTCATGCCTCGTCTCCCTCCCCGACCGGCGGTGCGGAGGCCGCCGGGCGGCGGGGATGGGTGGGGCAGCTGCTGCGGTGGGGCGCGATCGGGTTGTCGGTGGTGCTGCTCGGGACGCTCGGTTACCTCTGGTGGGACAGCCGCCTGCCGTCGTCCTATTCGGTGATGGACATGGGCTATGCCGACTACGGCGGTGGCGCGGTGCCCGTGGGCGGGCACCAGCATGCCGGCGGCACGTCGGTGGCGTCGCTGACCGGGCCGGCCGGGCC
Protein-coding regions in this window:
- a CDS encoding FadR/GntR family transcriptional regulator produces the protein MALTDAAIDKIKEMIVSGALGPGDRLPKEADLAERLGLSRNSLREAVKALSIIKVLDVRQGDGTYVTSLSPDLLLESLSFVVDFHRDDTVLQFLEVRRILEPAATALASRRMSDPEIAKLQRVLDELGPSPSVEALVANDLEFHRAIAAGSGNAALCSLIDGLSGPTTRARIWRGLTQEGAVERTREQHQAIVDAITAREPDLARSWATVHIAGVEEWLRQAL